The genome window GAAGACGTGCCCCAGGTGGGCGTCGCAGACGGCGCAGACGATTTCCGTGCGCAGCATGCCGTGGGTACGGTCGACGATTTCCGTCACGTTGGCCGGGTCCAGCGCCTGGAAATAGCTGGGCCAGCCGCAGCCGGAATCGAATTTCGTGTCCGACGCAAACAAGGGCGTGTTGCAGCAGACGCAGGTGTAGATGCCGTGTGCATGGTGGTCCCAGAACTTGCCCGTGAAGGCCCGTTCCGTGGCCGCGTGGCGCGTGACTTCGTATTGCATCGAGTCGAGCATGGCGCGCCATTCGGCGTCGGTTTTTTTGACTTTATTCGTGGTCATGGTAGTACCTCAGGATGAGCAACTGACTTCAAGGTGGCTGGCCCAGTCGGGCGGCAGGGCCGCATAGTGCTGGTGTTCGGGCTGTTCGTCAAATGGCTTTTGCAATATTTCCAGCAATTTCGCCACTTCCGTGTAGTCCTGCTGCTGCGCTTTCTCGATGGCCACCTGCGCCAGGTAGTTGCGCAGCACGTATTTCGGGTTGACGCCGTTCATGGCGGCTTGCCGTTCGGCATCGACGCTATGCTCCTGCAACAGGCGTGCGCGGTACTGAGTCGCCCAGGCGTCGAAGGCGGGGCGGTCGATGAACAGGTCGCGCAGCGCCGTGTCGTGTTCGGGCGCGGCCACTCGCAGTGTAGACAAGGCGCGGAAGAAATTCGTGAAATCCACATGATTGGCTTGGATCAGCGCAAACATGCTGTCGAACAGCGCCGTATCGTCGTCCTGGCTCGTCTGCAAGCCCAGCTTGGCGCGCAGCAAGCCATTCATCTTCTCCGCAAAGGCGCTCTGGTAGCTGTCCAGCGCCGCCTGCGCCAGTTCCACTTCGCCGATCAGCGGCAGCAGGGCCTGGCCCAGCGCATAGCAGTTCCAGTGGCCCACCTGCGGCTGGTTGGCGTAGGAATAGCGACCTTGCTGGTCCGTATGGTTGCAGATGTGTTCCGCGTCAAACGCTTCCATGAAGCCGAACGGGCCGTAATCGAGGGTCAGGCCCAGGATCGACATATTGTCCGTATTCATCACGCCATGCATGAAGCCCACGGCTTGCCATTGCGCGATCATGTGCGCTGTGCGCACGCAGACCTCGGCCAGCAAGGCTTGATACGGATTTGATGCGGCGCGCAAATGGGGATAGAAGCCGTCGATGACGTAATCGGCGAGGATTTTCAGCTCATCCGGCTTCTTGCGGTAAAACCAGTGCTCGAACGAGCCAAAGCGCACGAAACTGGGCGCCATGCGCGTGACGACGGCCGCCGTTTCCACCGTTTCGCGCAGGATGCCTTGCTGCGAACCCATGATGGACAGCGCGCGCGAGGTGGGAATGCCCAGCGCCGCCATGGCTTCCGAGCACAGGAATTCGCGGATGGACGAGCGCAGCACGGCGCGGCCGTCGCCCATGCGCGAATACGGCGTGGCGCCGGCGCCTTTCAGCTGCAGCTCCATCGGACCGCTTGCTGTGGCGATATCGCCCAGCAAGATGGCGCGGCCATCGCCCAGCTGGCCGGCCCAGACGCCGAACTGGTGGCCCGAATACACGGCCGACAGGGGCAGCGAGCGCTCGGCCACGGTATTGCCGATCAGCAGTTCCACAAAGCCGGGTTCGGCCAGGCGCGCGGCATCGAGGCCGATCAGGCTGGCCGCCGGCGCGCTGGCGGCGACAAAGTAGGGCGCGGGCAGGGGCGTGGGCATCAGCCGCGTATAGAACGCGGGTGGCAAGGCCGCAAAGGCATTGTCCAGTGGTAAGGTATGAGCGGTGATGGCGATTCCATTCAAGTAGATGCGCCGGCAAGGTGCGCCAGGCTGGAACCCGATTTTACCGCACGGCGCGCAGGTCCGTACGGGACGCCGGCACCGCAAAAAACGGAATCAAAAATTCCATGCTGCATTGCAATATCGAAATGCGTTGACGATTTCCGCACGACCGTACGAAACTAGGGAAAATCTTTAAATTCCTACAATAACCGAGTAGCCACCCCAGGAGACACGATGTCGGCATTTCCCTTGAGTCCAGTGATGGGCCAGATGATGAATCAGCCCCTGCTGATTTCCAGCATTATCGAGTTTGCAGCGCGTCATTATGCAGGCAGCGAAATCATTTCGCGGCGGGTGGAGGGCGATATGCACCGCTACACCTACCGCGATTGCCACCAGCGCGCGCGCCGCCTGGCCAACGCCCTGCATGGCCTCGGCGTCGGCATGGGCGACCGGGTTGCCACCCTGGCCTGGAATGGCTACCGCCACCTGGAAGCCTACTATGCCGTGTCCGGCTCGGGTGCCGTGCTGCACACCATCAATCCGCGCCTGTTTCCCGACCAGATCGCCTATATCTCGAATCACGCGGAGGACCAGGTCCTGCTGTTCGACCTGACCTTTTTGCCCGTGGTGGAAAAGATCGCCGCCGACTGCACCTTCGTGCGCCATTTCGTCCTGATGTGCGACCGCGACCGGATGCCCGCCAGCAGCACCATTCCCGACCTGCTGTGCTATGAAGATCTCATCGCCACGCATTCCGACGAGTACACGTGGCCCCTGTTCGACGAGAATGCGGCCGCCACCCTGTGCTACACGTCCGGCACGACGGGCAATCCCAAGGGCGCCCTGTATTCGCACCGTTCGACCGTGCTGCACGCGTATGCCTCGGCCATGCCCAGCGGCCTGAACGTGCGCGCTTCCGATACCGTGCTGCCCGTCGTGCCCATGTTCCACGTGAATGCCTGGGGCTTGCCGTATTCCGTGCCCCTGTCCGGCGCGCGCATGGTCTTTCCCGGCGCGGCGCTCGATGGCAAGTCGCTGTATGAATTGTTCGAGGCGGAAAAAGTGACGTTCTCGGCCGGCGTGCCCACCGTCTGGCTGGGCTTGCTGAACCATGCGCTGCAGAATGACTTGAAATTTTCCAGCTTCCGCCGCACGGTGATCGGCGGCGCCGCTTGCCCGCCGGCCATGATGGACACCCTGATCGACAAGTTCGACATCGAAGTCATCCACGCCTGGGGCATGACGGAAATGTCGCCGCTGGGCACGGCGGGCGGCTTGCAGACCAAGCACCTGGACTTGCCGAAGGACGAACAGCGCAAGATCCTGCAAAAGCAGGGCCATGCGATCTACGGCGTGGACATGAAGATCGTCGACGACGACGGCAAGGAATTGCCGTGGGATGGCATCAGTTACGGCCATTTGCTGGTGAAAGGGCCGTGGATCATCTCGTCGTATTACAAGAACGAGGGCGGCGACGTGTTGCAGGATGGCTGGTTCCCCACGGGCGACGTGGCCACCATCGACGCGGATGGCTACATGCAGATCACGGACCGCAGCAAGGACGTGATCAAGTCCGGCGGCGAGTGGATCGGCACCATCGACCTGGAAAACCTGGCCATGGCGCACCCGGCCGTGCTGCAGGCGGCCTGCATCGGCGTATTCCACCCGAAATGGGATGAGCGCCCCGTGCTCGTCGTGGTGTTGCGCCCCGGCATGACGGTCACGCGCGAGGTTTTGTTGCAGTTCTTCGAGGGCAAGATCGCCAAGTGGTGGACGCCGGACGACGTGCTGTTCATCGACGCCTTGCCCATGGGCGCGACGGGCAAGATCCAGAAGAACAAGCTGCGCGAGCAGTTCAAGGGGCACCAGTTGCCGGGGATGTAAACCAGCCTAGGCCGCCTGCGGCAGCGCCGCCCCCAGCTTTTCCAGCAAATGATCGCACTGGAACACGGACAGGGTCTGGCGCTGCGCCTCCGTGCCGATATCGATCATTTCATCCATTTCGCTGCGCAAGTCGTCATGTTCTCCCGTGCGGATGATTTGCGGCGCCGCAAAGCGCTGGCTGTCGGAAATGGTCATGATGTTGTCGACATGGTCGACAAGGAAGCCGTAGCGCTCGCTACCCCGTTCCACGATGAGGATCTTGCCGGCGCCCGCGTCAGGCAGGGCCGGCATGGCGTACAACTGGCGCAGGTCGATGATGCTGATCATTTGCTGGCGCAAGTTCAGCATGCCGCGCATGCAGGCCGGCATGCCCGGCGGCGTGGTGATGGCGCCGCTGAAGTCGATGATTTCGCGCACCTGCCCGATTTCCACGGCGAAGCGGGTTTCCACGGTAAACGTGATGTAGACGCGGCGCTGCGCCTTGCGCGTGGCGGCCGTGGCCGTTTCCGCGTCGTTTGGATACAGGCGCTTGTGGCCGTCGCGCATCTCGACGATCTCCGCCTGCGACAGGATGCCCTTGTGGTCGAGGAAAATGATGTCGCCCAGGCCCTCTTTCGTGATGCAGCCGGCGAACATGGCCGCGCGGGCCTTGCTCAGCAGGGGAATCGGCAGCACTTCATCGCCAAAGAAATGCACGATGCTGTCGACGGAGTCGACGAGAAATCCCACGGTCGTGTCATCGAGGCGCACGACGATGATGCGTTGGTCACTGGTCGCCGCCTTGGCTCCGTTGCCGGACCCGGCCGCTTGCAGCAGGGTGCCGAAATCGATGACGGCCACCTGGCTGCCGCGAAAATGCATGCGGCCAAGGCACAGCTCACTATTCAGCAGGGAGCCGTGCAGTTCGGGCACCCGGATGATTTCCTGGATGGCCAGCATTTCGAAGGCGAACGCGGCGCCGGCCGCGTGAAAGCTGACGCACTGCCGGCGTTCGCTTTGCGCGTGGTAACGGGCCGTGCTCAGCTTGGCGCCCGTCGCTTGCAGGGCCAGCACATGGGGCACGTTTTCGATGCGCAGCAAGGCGTGCGGGTCGAGGATTTGCAGCAGGCGCGCGCCGCCATCGAGCAAGATCGTGCCGGCGATGACGGCGTGGCTGTCGCCGGCCGCATACTGCAGGGCGCAGCGCGCGCTGGCGGGCACGCGCAGGATGTCGCCCGTATTCTGGAAGACGATGCCGATCAGCACCTGCTGGAAATCGAGGATGGCGATCTTGTCCGTGGCCACGGCGCGTGGCGCATCGGCGCGGAACAGCCGTCCCAGGTTGACCACCGGAATGACGCTGCCGCGCAAGGTGAACATGCCTTCCAGATAAGCGGGCGACAGGGGCAGCGCGGTGACTTTGGCGGGATAGTTGACGACCTCGCGGATGCAACTGGCGGGCAGGGCGAATTCATCGTCGCCCAGGTGGAAGGAGCCGAACAGTTCGGTGGCCGTGTCGCTGGCGCCCTCTTCATGCATATCCATATGCGCCTTCCTTGCGAGGAATCAATTCGGGTGGCGCCACCACATCGGTGACGACATAGCTGTGCTTGGCGCAATCGATCAGCAACTGGCGCCCGTGGCGGCCGCCCAGCGCGCAAAAGCTCACGTGCAAGCCGCACTGGTCCAGGTATTTTTGCGCCGCTTGCGCGTTTTGCCGGCCCACCTGCAGGCGCCCATGGCCATTCGCGGGGCCAAACATGCTGGCGCCGCCCGCCAGCACCACGTCGATGTCGGCGTAATCGGCTTGGCGCACGCCCATCAGGCGCAGCAGCGAAGGCACGGCCTGACTCACATAGCGAGCACCAAGGGCGCTGTCGGCCCTGGGCGCTTCCGGCAGCAGACAATGGGCCAGCCCGCAGCAGGGGCCGTTCTTCCAGATGAAACCGATGCCGATGCAGGAGCCCAGCAGCGCCTGCAGCTGCTCGCCATGCGTGCCCACGCTAAGTTGCCCCATGCCAACATGGTGCAGCGGCAGGCCATGCTCGATGATGATGCTCATGCGCTACCCGCCTTGTAAATCATGGGAAATTCGAATTGATAGCCGGTGCCGAGGCGGGCGATAGTTTCCGACTCGCCCAGGATCAGCCGCCCCTCGTCCTTCAGGCTCAGGCGCGCCTGGCGCAGCACAGTTTCCTGGTGCCCGGCGTCGAAATAAATGAGCACATTGCGCAGGAACACCAGGTCGAACTGCCGCGCCGGGCGCAATGCCTCCAGCAAATTATGCTGCGCAAAGCTGACGTGCTGCCGCAGCTCGTCATTGACCTTGACGCCATGCGGCGAGGGCGTGAAGTATCTGCGCAGTAAGTCCGGGTGCGACAGGCGGATGCGCTCGACGGAACGGCCGCTGTACTGGCCGGCCCGCGCCGCGCCCAGGATCTGTTGCGAAATGTCGCTGGCCAGGATCTGGTAGCGGAAGGCGGGCGCTTGCAGCCTGAATTGCTCGCACAGCATGGCGATCGAATACAGCTCTTCGCCGCTGGCGGCCGCCGCCGACCAGATGGCCAGACTGCCATCGGGATGGGCGTGCGCCCAGGCGGGCAGGTAGCGGTCGCGGAAGTAATCCCAGATCGATGGCGTGCGGAAAAACAGGGTGTCGTTGGTGGTCACCAGGTCGATGAAATGGGCCACCTCGTCGCGGTCGCTGGTCACGCGCTCCAGGTAAGCCTGGTAGCTGTGCAGGGACAGCGCCTGCAGCCGTGGCTGCAAGCGCCGTTCCAGCAACACGCTCTTGCGCGCGGTCATGGCGATGCCCGTATGCTGGCGCACCAGCGCGATCAGGCTCGTCAGCACCTCGGGCGTCAAGGTGGCCGCGTGGCTCATGGCCTACACCACGAAGCCGGAGACAGTCTGGTTCAGGCTGCCCGCGCGCTCGTTCAGCCCATCCGTCGAGCGGGCGATGCTGTCGCAATTGGCAGCCGACTTTTCCGTTTCCTCGGCGATGTACTGGATCGCCGTCGACACTTCGCGCGCCGTCAGCAGCTGCTCGTTGGCCGCCTTCGAGATATCCGAGATGGCCAGCGTGGTCTTCGCCACGCCCGAGACGATCTTGTCGAAGGCATCGCTGGCCTGGCGCGAAATCTCGCTGCCCGTCGAGACGCGCTTGACGGATTCGTTGATCAGCTTGGAAATCTCTTTTGTTGCCTGTGAGGAACGCTCGGCCAGCTTGCGCACTTCGTCGGCGACGACGGAAAAGCCCAGGCCGTGCTCGCCCGCGCGCGCCGCCTCGATGGCCGCATTGAAGGCCAGCATGTTGGTCTGGTTGGCGATCTCGCTGATGACCTTGACGATTTCGCCGATGTCTTCCGACGAGCGGTTGATCAGGTCCATCGCCTTGATCGACTTGGCGACGGCGCGCGCGCCCGCTTCCGCTTCCTGCTGCGTGGCTTTCGCCAGGAAATCGGCATTCGAGGTGTTTTCCGCGATGGAGTTGATGGAAAACGTCAGGCCATCGATGGAGGCGTTCATTTCTTCCACCGTGGCGCCCAGCGCCTGCGTGCCCACGGCCACGCCCGTGGCCCGCTCGGCGATGGCATGCGAGGCATCGGCAAAGCCGTTGGCCGCCGAGACCACGGTGCCGATCACACCGCGCAAGTCGATGATCATCTTGCTGATGCCGCCGGCCAGGAGGTCGATCGGCTCGTCGCCTTCGGGCACGATATTGCAGGTCAGGTCGCCTTGCGCCGCGCGCGCCACCGAGTCGAGCAGGGCATAGACCTTGCGGCTGTCGTTGGCGGCCTTGGCCTGGATGCTGTTTTCCAGGTTCACCTGGTCCGTGATGTCGATGGCGAACTTGACCACTTTATACGGCTTGCCGTTCAGGTCCAGGATGGGATTGTAGGTAGCCTGTATCCACACCACCTTGCCATGGTTGCCCAGGCGCTTGTAGCGGCCCGCGTCGAATTCGCCGCGGTTGAGCTTTTGCCAGAATTTCTTGTACTCGGCACTGCCGGCATACTCGGGCTCGCAGAACATGCGGTGGTGCTCGCCCTGGATATCGCTCAAGTCATAGCCCATGACGGCAAGGAAATTGTCGTTCGCGTCCAGTACATTGCCCTGCATGTCGAATTCGATCACGGCCTGCGCCTTGCCGATGGCGCTGACCTTGCCTTCGTATTCGGCATTGCGCTTTTTCAGGGCCGTGACGTCGGTGGCGAACTTGATGACTTTATACGGCTTGCCGTCCGCGTCGAGGATGGGGTTGTACGACGCGTTGATCCACACTTCGCGCCCGTCCCTGGCGCGGCGCTTGTATTCGCCCTGGTCGAATTCGCCCCGCCCCAGCTTGGCCCAGAAGTTGCTGTATTCGTCCGTTTTTACATACTCGGGGTCGCAGAGGATGGCATGGTGCTTGCCTTGTACTTCGGCCAGTGTATAGCCGAGCACGCGCAGGAAATTGTCATTCGCATGCAGGATGGTGCCGTCGAGTTCGAATTCGATCACGGCCTGGACACGGTTCAATGCAGTATTTATCGCTTGTAAGTCCAGATCCTGGGAGTGGCTGACATGGCTGGCTGCGTCCATCATATTTCCTTCGGTGTGAGAAGAGGAAGGGGAGCGATAAGGCTGCTGTTATTATTTTTTCTGCTATCCAGATAAGACAGGGAATAAGGCAACGATGTTATTGCAGTGGGCAACATCTGGTGATAATCGGTGAGAATGTGCGCGATGAACGGCCGTCAGTGCTTGTCCTGCGGTTTGCCTTAACATAAATAAATTGTAGAGTATTGATTTGAATCAATAATTTTATTATTCCCCAGCGTCTGGCGAAAAACAAGGGGCGGGAATAAATAATGTCAAAATTGTCGCAATTGGCCCCGGCCGGCATATAAGAAAAACATTTTTTCGCATTATAAAACACCGTTATTATTGTTAATATTTTCTTATATAAATGAATATGCAAGTGATAGCTTCTACTGGGGCTTGCCGCTTGCAGCAGAATCTTTCCGCAAACCTTGAGGTACCATGGCGTACCATGCTGGCGCCCGGGCGCATGCGACAAAAATAATACGAGCGTTCTTTTATGCGGTATAGTAAAGCTTCATCCCTTGCAACCACCTCATACGTTGAGCAAAACCAATAAGGAAGAGACATGAGTGCTGAATATCAAGTGAACGGCGCCGTTGCCGTCATTACCCTCGCCAATCCGCCCGTCAATGGGCTGGGCCTGGCGACGCGCACGGCCGCTGTTGCGGGCATCCGCCAGGCGCTGGCGGACGAGGCCGTCAAAGCCATCGTCATCACGGGCGCCGGCAAGGCCTTTTCGGGCGGCGCCGATATCAAGGAATTCAATTCGCCCAAGGCGCTCACGGAACCGACCCTGCACACCCTGATCAACGTCGTCGAGCAATCCACGAAGCCCGTCGTGGCGGCCATCCACAGCGTGTGCATGGGCGGCGGCCTGGAGCTGGCGCTCGGTTGCAACTACCGCGTGGCCGCGCCTGGCGCGCAGATGGCCTTGCCGGAAGTCAAACTCGGCATCTTGCCGGGCGCGGGCGGCACGCAGCGCCTGCCGCGCGTGCTGGGCCTGGAAATGGCCCTCAACATGATCGTCTCGGGCACGCCCGTGGCATCCGAGAAACTGGCCGGCACGGCCCTGTTCGATGAAGTCATCGCCCCCGGTGCCGACTTGTTGCAAGCCGCCGTGGCCTTCGCCACCAAGGTGGCCGACGTGCGCCCGCTGCCGAAAGTGCGCGAGCGCAAGGTCGATTACCCTAACCACGAAGCGTTCCTGCAGTTTTCGCGCAATACCGTCAAAGCCATGTCCGGTCCGTTCCCCGCGCCGCTCAAATGCGTCGATGCCGTGGCGGCCGCCGTGACGATGAAGTTCGACGATGGCTTGAAGTACGAGCGCGAACTGTTCATGCAACTGGTGCAGTCGCCCGAATCGAAAGCCCTGCGCCACGCCTTCTTTGCCGAGCGGATCGCCAGCAAGGTGCCCGACGTGCCGTCCGACACGCCCGTGCGCACGATCGCCAGCGCCGCCATCGTGGGCGCCGGCACCATGGGCGGCGGCATCGCCATGAATTTCGCCAACGCGGGCATCCCCGTGATGCTGCTGGAAACAAAACAGGAAGCGCTGGACAAGGGCCTGGCCACCATCCGCAAGAATTACGAGAACACGGTGAAAAAGGGCAAGCTCACGCAAGAGAAGGCCGAGCAGCGCATCGCTCTGGTCAGCGGCACGTTAGCCTATGCCGATATCGCGCAAGCCGATATCGTCATCGAAGCCGTCTTTGAAGAGCTGGGCGTGAAGGAAGCCGTGTTCAAACAGCTCGACGCCGTCATGAAGCCGGGCGCCATCCTCGCCTCGAACACGTCCACCCTGGACCTGGACAAGATCGCCGCGTTCACCCAGCGCCCGCAAGACGTGATCGGCACGCATTTCTTCAGCCCGGCGAACGTCATGAAGCTGCTGGAAATCGTCCGTGGCAAGGAAACGGGCAAGGACGTGCTGGCCACGGCGCTGGCGCTGTCGAAAAAGCTGAAAAAGACGGGCGTCGTCTCGGGCGTATGCGACGGTTTCATCGGCAACCGCATGATCGAGCAATACAGCCGGCAAGCCGGTTTCCTGCTGGAAGAAGGCTGTCTGCCGGAACAGGTCGACAAGGCGGTCGAGAAATTCGGCTTCGCCATGGGCCCGTTCCGCATGGGCGACCTGGCCGGCAACGACATCGGCTGGGCCATCCGCAAGCGCCGCTACGTGGAAAAACCGGACGTCACGTATTCGAAGACGGCCGACCTGCTGTGTGAACTGGGCCGCTATGGCCAGAAGACGGGCGCCGGCTGGTATGACTACAAGGCGGGCGACCGCAAGGCGTATGCCTCGGAACAGGTCAATGCCATGATAGTCCAGCATTCCGCCGATATCGGCGTGGCGCGGCGCAAGATCAGCGACCAGGAAATCGTCGAACGGCTCGTGTATGCGCTCGTCAACGAAGGCGCGCGCATCCTGGAAGAGGGCATCGCCCTGCGCGCCTCGGATATCGACATGGTGTACCTGACGGGCTACGGCTTCCCCCTGTTCCGCGGCGGCCCGATGTTCTATGCGGATACGGTCGGCTTGCCGAACGTGCTCGATACCATCAATGGCTACGCGAAAGGCCGCCATGGCGAAGCGTGGACGCCAGCGCCGCTGCTGGTGAAACTGGCGGGCGAGGGCAAGGGTTTCAATAGCTAAGCCGACGCCAACAATATTGTCGGATTACGCGCGGCTTTGCCGCGCTAATCCGACCTACCCGGCTGCTGGGGTCAGACCCGACGGGTCTGACCCCCGAATTACTTCTTCTTCGCCACCATCTTGACCGCCTCGTTGACGATGACGGGGTTGTCTTTCTGGATGTAGTAGCCGGCGCCCGTGATGCGCTCGATGGCTGGCGCGCCGGACAGGCGCTGCCAATCCTTTTCCTGCGCCCGCACCACGTTTTCAAACGAACCCATTTCCTCGATGCCGAACTTGTCGCGCACCAGCAGCATGGCGGGCACGCGCAGGGGGCTGCTCATGTCGACATGCTGCAGGCACTGCGTCTGGGCATCGAATTCGGCCGATTCCGTACTGTTGAACATGAGTTTGCGCCGCGTTTTCACGAGCATGGCGTAGGTGGACGCATCCGTCTGCATCCGGCTCCATTGCTGCGGGTGCGTGGGGTCGAGCAAGACCAGGCCGGCCACATCCTGCGGGTACAGCCTCGCATACACATACTGGTACAGCCCGCCCAAGCCATGGCCGACCAGCACATATGGCGGTTTCAGGCCCGCTTGCGCCAGCAGGGCGCGCTGCTGGGCGGCGATGGTGCACGGGTCGCGCGGCGTGGTGGTCTTTTTGCTGTCGCCGTAGCCGGGGCGGTCGTACACGAGCACGCGATGCTGTCTGGCCACTTCGGGCACCACCTTGGCCCACACATCCTTGCCATCGCCCATGGCTGACTGGAACACCACGGGCAAGCCGCCCTGGCCGCTCAAGGCATAGGCGATGCTGGCGTCGGGCAGGGCGGCCGTGGCGGGCACGCCTGGCGCGGCCGGCGACGACGGCAGCAGGGAGCAGCCGGAAAAACAGCCTGCCAGCAGCAAGCCGGCGCTGGAGAGGAGCAGGGTGCGCGCGGGGCGGCCGACGAATAGATGATGCATGAATTTCCTTCTTGGGGCAGAGACCGGGGACCGGTATGGCGTGCCAGCCATTATAGGCAAAACGTATCGAAGTGGAAACGCCGAACAGAGGCGGATTTCCCGCTGTGCTAGCCGGCGTCGGCGCGATGGCAGACGGCTTCGATGCGGTTGCCGTCCGGATCGAACAGGAAGGCCGCGTAATAGCTGGCGTGGTAGTGGCGCAGGCCGGGCGCACCCAGGTCGATGCCGCCGTGCGCCAGACCCGCATGCCAGAAGGCATCGACGGCCGCGCGCGAGGGGGCCTTGAAGCAGCAGTGGCGGCGTGGCGCGTCGTCGGGCCTGGGGCCCAGGCGCACGGAAAAGTAGCTGCGTCCGGGGTGTTCCGCATCGCTGCGTTCGCCGTAGCCTATCCAGGCATGGGCATGGTCGCTGCCTACCTTGGGCACGCCCAGTGCGGCGAAGATGGCGTCGTAGAAGCGCTCGGCGCGTTCCAGGTCGGCAACGGTGAGGGAAACGTGATCGAGCATGGGCTTTCCACTGGAAAAACAAGGACGGCCATAGCATAGCCCGGATCAGGACGGCCGTGGGCCGAAGTAACCGAGTGATACCGGCGGCGGCCGACCGCCGGTTAAGGCCGGTTGGCGAGCCGCGCCACGATACTGCGGCTCATCAGCTGCACGCGCGGCGCGAACAGCATCACGGC of Janthinobacterium sp. PAMC25594 contains these proteins:
- the msrB gene encoding peptide-methionine (R)-S-oxide reductase MsrB, which gives rise to MTTNKVKKTDAEWRAMLDSMQYEVTRHAATERAFTGKFWDHHAHGIYTCVCCNTPLFASDTKFDSGCGWPSYFQALDPANVTEIVDRTHGMLRTEIVCAVCDAHLGHVFPDGPPPTGLRYCINSASLRFDPQP
- a CDS encoding YdiU family protein; the protein is MPTPLPAPYFVAASAPAASLIGLDAARLAEPGFVELLIGNTVAERSLPLSAVYSGHQFGVWAGQLGDGRAILLGDIATASGPMELQLKGAGATPYSRMGDGRAVLRSSIREFLCSEAMAALGIPTSRALSIMGSQQGILRETVETAAVVTRMAPSFVRFGSFEHWFYRKKPDELKILADYVIDGFYPHLRAASNPYQALLAEVCVRTAHMIAQWQAVGFMHGVMNTDNMSILGLTLDYGPFGFMEAFDAEHICNHTDQQGRYSYANQPQVGHWNCYALGQALLPLIGEVELAQAALDSYQSAFAEKMNGLLRAKLGLQTSQDDDTALFDSMFALIQANHVDFTNFFRALSTLRVAAPEHDTALRDLFIDRPAFDAWATQYRARLLQEHSVDAERQAAMNGVNPKYVLRNYLAQVAIEKAQQQDYTEVAKLLEILQKPFDEQPEHQHYAALPPDWASHLEVSCSS
- a CDS encoding 3-(methylthio)propionyl-CoA ligase — its product is MSAFPLSPVMGQMMNQPLLISSIIEFAARHYAGSEIISRRVEGDMHRYTYRDCHQRARRLANALHGLGVGMGDRVATLAWNGYRHLEAYYAVSGSGAVLHTINPRLFPDQIAYISNHAEDQVLLFDLTFLPVVEKIAADCTFVRHFVLMCDRDRMPASSTIPDLLCYEDLIATHSDEYTWPLFDENAAATLCYTSGTTGNPKGALYSHRSTVLHAYASAMPSGLNVRASDTVLPVVPMFHVNAWGLPYSVPLSGARMVFPGAALDGKSLYELFEAEKVTFSAGVPTVWLGLLNHALQNDLKFSSFRRTVIGGAACPPAMMDTLIDKFDIEVIHAWGMTEMSPLGTAGGLQTKHLDLPKDEQRKILQKQGHAIYGVDMKIVDDDGKELPWDGISYGHLLVKGPWIISSYYKNEGGDVLQDGWFPTGDVATIDADGYMQITDRSKDVIKSGGEWIGTIDLENLAMAHPAVLQAACIGVFHPKWDERPVLVVVLRPGMTVTREVLLQFFEGKIAKWWTPDDVLFIDALPMGATGKIQKNKLREQFKGHQLPGM
- a CDS encoding chemotaxis protein CheW; the encoded protein is MDMHEEGASDTATELFGSFHLGDDEFALPASCIREVVNYPAKVTALPLSPAYLEGMFTLRGSVIPVVNLGRLFRADAPRAVATDKIAILDFQQVLIGIVFQNTGDILRVPASARCALQYAAGDSHAVIAGTILLDGGARLLQILDPHALLRIENVPHVLALQATGAKLSTARYHAQSERRQCVSFHAAGAAFAFEMLAIQEIIRVPELHGSLLNSELCLGRMHFRGSQVAVIDFGTLLQAAGSGNGAKAATSDQRIIVVRLDDTTVGFLVDSVDSIVHFFGDEVLPIPLLSKARAAMFAGCITKEGLGDIIFLDHKGILSQAEIVEMRDGHKRLYPNDAETATAATRKAQRRVYITFTVETRFAVEIGQVREIIDFSGAITTPPGMPACMRGMLNLRQQMISIIDLRQLYAMPALPDAGAGKILIVERGSERYGFLVDHVDNIMTISDSQRFAAPQIIRTGEHDDLRSEMDEMIDIGTEAQRQTLSVFQCDHLLEKLGAALPQAA
- a CDS encoding chemotaxis protein CheD, whose product is MSIIIEHGLPLHHVGMGQLSVGTHGEQLQALLGSCIGIGFIWKNGPCCGLAHCLLPEAPRADSALGARYVSQAVPSLLRLMGVRQADYADIDVVLAGGASMFGPANGHGRLQVGRQNAQAAQKYLDQCGLHVSFCALGGRHGRQLLIDCAKHSYVVTDVVAPPELIPRKEGAYGYA
- a CDS encoding protein-glutamate O-methyltransferase CheR; this translates as MSHAATLTPEVLTSLIALVRQHTGIAMTARKSVLLERRLQPRLQALSLHSYQAYLERVTSDRDEVAHFIDLVTTNDTLFFRTPSIWDYFRDRYLPAWAHAHPDGSLAIWSAAAASGEELYSIAMLCEQFRLQAPAFRYQILASDISQQILGAARAGQYSGRSVERIRLSHPDLLRRYFTPSPHGVKVNDELRQHVSFAQHNLLEALRPARQFDLVFLRNVLIYFDAGHQETVLRQARLSLKDEGRLILGESETIARLGTGYQFEFPMIYKAGSA
- a CDS encoding PAS domain-containing methyl-accepting chemotaxis protein; translated protein: MNRVQAVIEFELDGTILHANDNFLRVLGYTLAEVQGKHHAILCDPEYVKTDEYSNFWAKLGRGEFDQGEYKRRARDGREVWINASYNPILDADGKPYKVIKFATDVTALKKRNAEYEGKVSAIGKAQAVIEFDMQGNVLDANDNFLAVMGYDLSDIQGEHHRMFCEPEYAGSAEYKKFWQKLNRGEFDAGRYKRLGNHGKVVWIQATYNPILDLNGKPYKVVKFAIDITDQVNLENSIQAKAANDSRKVYALLDSVARAAQGDLTCNIVPEGDEPIDLLAGGISKMIIDLRGVIGTVVSAANGFADASHAIAERATGVAVGTQALGATVEEMNASIDGLTFSINSIAENTSNADFLAKATQQEAEAGARAVAKSIKAMDLINRSSEDIGEIVKVISEIANQTNMLAFNAAIEAARAGEHGLGFSVVADEVRKLAERSSQATKEISKLINESVKRVSTGSEISRQASDAFDKIVSGVAKTTLAISDISKAANEQLLTAREVSTAIQYIAEETEKSAANCDSIARSTDGLNERAGSLNQTVSGFVV